Below is a genomic region from Kribbella qitaiheensis.
TCGGCGACTCGTACGTGCAACTGCCGCCCGACTGGTGGTTGGTCAGGTACAGATTGCGATGGTTGTCGCTGTAGAACTCGTACGCGTCCTGCTCGTTCGAGCCGCTACCGTTCCACGTCCAGGTCGACGGCCAGAATCCCTTCGCCGCCGGGAGTTCAGCCGGGTTTCGACGTAGTCACCAGCCTTCACCGCAAACGAGTCGGCCGGATCGTGCCCGCATGCCTGGCCGGTGGTGATCAGTCCGCTCGACCACTCGTAGCCCGGTTGCGGGTTGTCCTTGCGCGCGGTGATCGTCAGTACGCCGTTGCCGACCGACAGCGCGTCCCAGGTGTGCCATTCGAGCTGCTGATTGCCATTGTTCCCGAGGCACCCGTCCGCTTCCGCGTTCGAGTGGATGGCCCACTTCGCCCGGTCGATCGCCGTACCGTCGAACTCGTCCGCGAACACCAGTACTCCGGGGCCGTCCGCCGCCGGTTGGCCGGCCGACGCGGCCGGGCCGACCGTGGCGACGATGATCGCCGCACAGGCCAGGCCGGCACCTATGGTCATTAACTTACGCATCAATGATCGCCTCTCGTCAGAAACTAACGGTCAAACGTTCGCTTGACGAGAGAGAATTGTCAACCGTGAGGCGAAGTCAGCGACTGGGTGCCGATGACGTCGAGGAGGCGGAGGGCCTGGTCGGAAGGGGAGTCCGGCTCGGCGGTGTAGAGGATGACGCGTTGGTCGCGTTCGGGGATCACGAGGATCTCGCAGAGAACGTCGATCCTGCCGACGACCGGGTGGTTGATGGTCTGGCAGAGCCGTTGCTGGACTCCGACCTCGTGCAGCTTCCAGATGGCAGCGAACTCGTCACTCCCGGCCTGGAGGTCGCGGACCAGCGCAGCGATCGACTTGTCCTCGGGGTACTTCCCGGTCGCCGCGCGAAGATCAGCGGCCGCCTCCCGCGCGAACGCCTTGGTATCCGACTCGCCGAAGAGCTCCGCCGTACCGGTCAGGAATCGCAGCCGCAGCAGGTTCCGCTCGCGAGGTTGGAGCGCGCTGAAGTCGGTGATGAGTGCCGCCGCCAGCGGGTTCCACGCGAGTACGTCGTACTTCGCGTCCAGCACGAGTCCGGGGACGTCGAGGCGCGCCAGCATCCGCAGTACGCCGATTCGTACGTCGGCGGGCGGCCCCGGCGGCGGACCGGGCTGCTCGCCGGCCAACCGGAACAGGTGGTCGCGCTCGTCGTCGGACAACCGCAGCGCCCGGGCGAGCCCGGTCAGCACCGGGCCGGGACGGTCTCGGACCGCGTGCTTGCTCGAGCCGCGTGTAGTAGTCGGTCGACATCGTCGCCAGGCTCGCGACCTCCTCCCGGCGCAACCCCGGCGTACGGCGGCGCAGCCCGGCCGGCAGCCCAACGTCCTCCGGGCGCAATCGCTCCCGCCGGATCCGCAGGAACTCCGCCAGCTCACCTTTGTCCACACCAACACCTTCCCAAAGCACCAGGATCGCAGCAGGCCCGGACCGCAACCAGGGACTCCCGATCCCAGGCTCAGCCCGCTCTGCCCGGGATCGCCAAGGCATCGCACCGTGGAGGCATGAACAAGAAGATCGCGCTCGTCACGGGCGCCACCAAGGGAATCGGCCGCCAGATCGTCCAGCAGTTGGGCGAGCTCGGCTTCACCGTCCTGGTCGGGTCGCGGGATCTCGCCCGCGGCCAGGCCACCGCCAAGGAGCTCAAAGCCGACGGCCTCGACGCCGAGGCGATCCAGCTCGAGGTCACCGACGAAAGCTCGATCCGAACGGCGGCCAAAAGCATCGAGCAGGCTCACGGGCGCCTCGACGTACTGGTGAACAACGCCGCAATCATCGCCGAGGGCGACACCGCGGCATCGGAGATCGCAGCCGACGTACTGCGAAAGGGCTACGAGACGAACGTGGTCGGCCTGGTCGCGGTCACCCAGGCGATGCTGCCGCTGCTCCGGCAGGCCGACAGCGCCCGGATCGTGAACCTGTCGACAGGACTCTCCTCACTGACCATGGTCGGCGACCCCGAAGATCGCGCCTCGACCGTGAAGATGGCCGGCTACAACTCGTCGAAGATCGCCGTCAACATGGTGACCGTGATGCTCGCCAACGAACTCCGCGGCACCGGCATCCTGGTCAACGCCGCCGACCCGGGCAAGTGCGCTACCGAGATGGGCGGCCTCGACACCCCGCGTACGCCGGCCGAGGGCGCAGCCGTCGCCGTACGCCTCGCCACCCTCGCCGCCGACGGCCCAACCGGCCAACTCCACGCCGAATCCGGCCGCCTCCCCTGGTAGCAGTCCGGCCGCCCGCCCTGCCGGTTGGTGCTGTGACATAGGTTTGTGGGCTGTGGCTCGCCTGTTGACCGATATTCGCCCCCTGCGGGAGTCGGCGGATTTTCGGCGGCTGTGGATCGGCTCGACTGTTTCGCAGCTCGGGCAGCAGATGACCGCGGTGACTGTGTCGATCCAGGTGTACGCGCTGACGCACTCGACGTTCGCGGTCGGCCTCGTCGGGCTCTGCTCGCTGGTCCCGCTGATCGTGTTCGGCCTGTACGGCGGTGCGATGGCCGACGCCATCGACCGCCGTACGCTCGCTCTCGTCTCGTCCACCGGCCTTTGGCTGCTCTCGATGCTGCTGGTGGCGCAGTCCGAGCTGCACTGGAACCAGGTCGGAGTCCTGTACGGCGTGGTCGCGGCGCAATCGGCCTGCTTCGCCGTGAACAACCCGGCCAGATCCGCGATCATCCCGCGCTTGATCCGGCCCGAGTTGCTACCGGCGGCGAACACCCTGAGCCAGGCAGCCTTCAACCTGGGCTTTACGGCCGGCCCTTTGCTTGGCGCTGTCGTGATCGCCTGGCAGGGGTTCGGCGCTGCCTACCTAGTGGACGTCATCACCTTCACCGCGGCCCTCTACGCACTGTTCCGGCTACCTCCGGTCCCACCGACCGGCCTGGTACGACGTGCCGGCCTGCGATCCGTGCTGGAAGGATTCACCTTCCTCAGGACGGCTCCGGCCCTCCTGGCCACGTTCCTGGCCGACATCCTCGCCATGGTGTTCGCCCAGCCCCGGGCCCTCTTCCCAGCCGTGGCCGGCTCGTTCTTCGCGGGCGGAGTACGGACTGTGGGTGTGCTGCAGGCGGCACCGGCTCTGGGCGCGCTGGTGGGAGTGCTGTTCTCGGGCTGGGTCAGCCGGCTCCGGCGTCAGGGGGTGGCGATCGTGGCGGCGATCACCGTGTACGCCGCGGCGGTCGGCCTGTTCGGGTTGTCCCGGACGATCTGGCTCGGCGTGGCCCTGCTCGCGATGTCGGGTGCTGCGGACATGGTCAGTTCGGCGTACCGGAACACGGTCCTTCAATCGGCGGCCCCGGACGCGATGCGCGGGCGGTTGCAGGGCGTGTTCATCGTGGTGGTCGCGGGCGGGCCGAGACTCGGGGACTTCGTCGCCGGTACGACGGCGTCGCTCACCACCCCCACGATCGCGCTGCTGGCCGGCGCGGCGGTCTGCATCACCGGGCTCTTCGTCCTGCTCGCCTGGAACAAGCCGTTCCGCGCCTACGACTCCGAGGTCAGAGCGCTCCGCTGAGCCAGTTCCCCGCTGAGCAAGTTCCCCGTGCTAGCCGCCGGTGGCGAGCTTCCCCAGCACGGACCACCAGGAGTCCATGTCCGGGTTGATCTCCTTCATCGGCTTACCGTCCACGGTGACGATCTCGCGGTCGCCGAGCGGCTTCTTCAGCTCGATCGGCAGCAGCGAGATGTCGTTCCCGACCGGGCAGGGTTCCTTGGCGTCGTAGACGACGGTGATCCTGGTGTCCTCCTGCTTCACCTTCACGTCGCTCCCGCAGGTACCGAAGATGCCGACGAGGAAGTCCGTCTCGTCGTACGACGGGCTGTTCTGGATCCACTTCAGGTACTTCGGCTTGTGGCCGCGGACCAGCTGGTACGCCGCTACCGGCTGCTGGACCTTCTCGATCACCTCGCCGGACCCGTCGCCGATGAAGTTGCCGTAGATCATGTTGATGCACGGGTCGGCGGTCTGGGACTTGTCGTCGGACGCGCCCCAGGCCTTGGCGGCGATGTAGCAGCCGTTCGCCTCCCGGTTCAGCGACACGTTGAACCCGACCAGGGCGAGCGCGCCGAGCACCAGGGCGCCCGCGAGCATCCGGCGCGAGTAGACCTGCTTCGGCCCCAGCTGGACCGGCCCGACCGCCTCAGCGCCGTCCGGCTGCTGCTTGAACATGCCCAGGATATTGCTCGTCCACTGCGGATTCACCAGCGTCGGGACCGCGTAAATCGCGATCAGCACGACACAGACGGCGATGGCGGGAAGGAGCGACCAGTAATTTCGCACGGCAGCAAGATACGGGGCCATCGGGCCGCGACCGAAAAACGGTTACCCTTCGGATGTGCCTGCAGAGACGTCCCAGACGCTCGACAGAGGACTGACGGTTCTCGAGTTGCTCGCGGACGCCCCGGACGGGCTGTCGATCACCGAGCTGGCCGCCTCGCTCGGGGTCAGCCGGACCGTCGTCTACCGGCTGGTGAACACGCTCGAGCTGCACCGCCTGGTCAGGCGCGACAGCGAGGGCAGGGCCCGGCTCGGGCTGGCTGTGCTCCACTACAGCCGCCGGGTGCAGCCGACGCTGCGCGACGCGGCACTGCCGGTACTGCGATCGCTCGCCGAGGACACCGGCGCGACGGCCCATCTGACCGTGGCCGACGGTGACGAGGCCCTCGCGATCGCGGTGATCGAGCCGAGCTGGACCGATTTCCACGTGTCGTACCGGATGGGCTCACGCCACGCGCTCGACCAGGGCGCTGCGGGGAAGGCGATCCTGGCCGGCCGCCGCAAGCCCGATCCGGCCGGACGGCCGTTCGTCATCACCGCCGGTGAGCTCCAGGCAGGCGCACAAGGTGTGTCGTCCCCGGTACTCGGCGTGCCCGGCGTGGAGGCGTCCATCGGCGTCGTCGTCCTCGGCAAACTCGACCGCGACTTCGTGGGCCCGCGAGTAGCCCGCGCTGCCGTAGAAGTGGCCAAACGCCTCGCTTAGCTGCGCGCGAACCGCCAACACTCACCAAGCACTCCGCCGGAGCAAGATCCACGCTCGGCACGGCCGCCTCAGGCGGCTGAGGGGCGCGTTACTGACTGTTGGAAGTCCGGGACGTCGCGGCGTGGAGTAGCGGCAGCACTCGGTGGGGGATCTGCTCGGCGAGGGCGATCACCGTGGAGGCGCGCTGGATGCCGCGGACGATGACGACCTGGTCGATCACCCGCTGCAGGTCGGCGTTCGAGCGCGCCACGATCCTGCACCACAGGTCCTCGGCGCCGGTGATCGTGTGGACTTCCAGCACCTCGGGGATCTTCGCCAGCGCGGGCCGCCACCGTCGTATGACCTGAGCCCTGCTCGATCTGCAGCGTCGCGAAGGCCGTCACCGGATATCCGATCGCCGTCGTGTCCACATCCGGCCCCCAGCCGCGGACCACGCCGTCGCGTTGCAGCCGGTCCAGTCGCGCCTGGATCGTCCCGCGAGCGACACCGAGCCGCCGCGAGGCCTCCAGTACGCCGACCCGCGGCTCGGCCGCGAACAGATCGAGGATGCGGGCGTCCAGAGCATCGACAGCCGTCACAGTGGCTTCCTCCCAATCTGACCGAATAGTCCAACCGAACCCTGAGAATACTGCACAACCTGTCCAGTAAAATTTGGATGTGTTGCGCAACCTGTCCTCACCCAGCGAGGCTCCCATGCTAGTTCTTCTGAACGACGCGAATCCCTGGAGGAGACCGATGACCAGCACCGACCTCACCCCCGCAGAGCTCGACGCCGATCTCGACCTGGAGCAGCTGAAGCAGCTCGTCGGACTCGTGCCGTACGACGAGAGCACCGACCCGTTCCCGGTGACCGCGATGGATGCCGTCGTGTTCGTGGTCGGCAACGCCACCCAGACCGCGAAGTACTACCAGCTCGCCTTCGGGATGGACCTGGTCGCGTACTCCGGCCCGGAGAACGGCAACAAGGACAGCAAGGCCTTCGTCCTGAAGGCGGGATCCGCGCGGTTCGTCATCACCGGCGGCGTGCACCCGAACAGCCCGCTCAACGACCACCACCGCAAGCACGGTGACGGCGTCTCGGACATCGCGCTCGAGGTCCCGGACGTGGACAAGTGCATCAAGCACGCCCGCGAGCAGGGCGCCATCGTGCTGGAGGAGCCGCACGACGTCACCGACGAGCACGGCACGGTCCGCCGGGCCGCGATCGCGGCGTACGGGGACACCCGGCACTCCTTGATCGACCGCAGCCGGTACGACGGCCCGTACCTGCCCGGCTTCGTCGAGGCCGTGACGGCCGTGACCCGGCCGGAGGGCCACCCGAAGCGGCTGTTCCAGGCGGTCGACCATGTCGTCGGCAACGTGGAACTGGGCCTGATGGACGAGTGGGTCACCTTCTACAACAAGGTGATGGGCTTCGTGAACATGGCGGAGTTCATCGGCGACGACATCGCCACCGACTACTCCGCGCTGATGAGCAAGGTGGTGGCCAACGGCAACCACCGGGTGAAGTTCCCGCTGAACGAGCCGGCCATCGCGAAGAAGAAGTCGCAAATTGACGAGTTCTTAGAGTTTTATGATGGCGCCGGCGCCCAGCACATCGCGCTCGCCACCAACGACATCCTGCGGACCGTCGACATCATGCGCGCCAACGGCGTGGACTTCCTGAACACGCCCGACTCGTACTACGAGGACCCGGAGTTGCGGGAGCGGATCGGCAACGTGCGGGTGCCGATCGAGGAGCTGCAGTCGCGCAAGATCCTGGTCGACCGCGACGAGGACGGCTACCTGCTGCAGATCTTCACCAAGCCGGTCGGCGACCGGCCGACGGTGTTCTACGAACTGATCGAGCGGCACGGCTCGCTCGGCTTCGGAAAGGGCAACTTCAAGGCGCTGTTCGAGGCGATCGAGCGCGAGCAGGAGCGCCGCGGCAACCTCTGAGACCCTCGGTGTCGGCCCGCCTCGCGGTGGCGGGCCGGCGCCGTGTTGGCGACACGCCGTGACTTGGCGAACCTTGCGTCCGATTACCGGATTGACTGTCGGGTCAGGGTCGGTTGGACTACTGTGCCTGATGGGTACACGTCGGGGCGTGCGCCCAGGAAGGGTTTTCCGATGAAGACACTGGGCATTCTGCTCAGCACCGCGGGCTTGGCCGGAGCGGGCGCTATCGCTCTGGCCCAACCAGCACAGGCGGTCGAACTCGCCAACTGCACCGGTGCCAGATCCATCTCGTCAGCGCAGATTTATCGCGACCACAAACCACCGGGCTGGGGCGACGTCAGGCTCATGCGTGACGACTGCTCGCAGTACTGGGCCGAGGTCACCATGGACTCCACCGTGCCGGCGCATGCGCTGACCAGCGGATACCTGGTGCAGTACGGCGGCTCCAACAACGGCCGTTCGCTGTCCTGTGACGACCAGAACACCGCTGTCACGCCCGGTAAACGCACCTGCCGGACGCCGAAGGTGAGATCGCTGGACACCAGCACCACCTTCGTCGCCATCGCGCGGGAGTTCCACGACTACGGCGGCGGCTACGAACAGATCTCCGAGAACAGGACCGCGCGGACCCGCTGACTCCTCCTGACGGAGGCCGATCACACCATTAGGCTCACCAGGTATGAGTGAGGTTGTCGAGCGGCTGAAGAAGGCGCTGCCGCCGGAGGCGCTTGTCACCGATCCGGACCGGATCCAGAGCTACCGGTACGACCGGGCGATGTTCTGTCCGGCCGGAGAACCGGTGGCGGTCGTGCTGGCGCGGGAGACGGCGCACGTCCAGGCGGCGGTCCGGATCGCCGCGGAGGCCGGCGTGCCCGTAGTGCCGCAGGGCGCGCGGTCCGGCCTGTCCGGCGCCGCGAACGCCGTGGACGGCTGCATCGTGGTGTCGCTGGAGAAGATGGACCGGATCCTGGCCATCGAGCCGGTCGACCGGTACGTCGTGACGCAGCCCGGCGTGTTCAACGCGGTGCTGTCGCGCGCGGTCGCCGAGCAGGGTTTGTTCTACCCGCCGGATCCGTCCAGCTGGGAGTTCTGCTCGATCGGCGGCAACCTGTCCACGAACTCGGGCGGCCTGTGCTGCGTGAAGTACGGCGTGACCACCGACTACGTGCTCGGCCTCGAGGTCGTGCTCGCGGACGGCCGGGTACTGCGGACCGGCCGGAAGACGGTCAAGGGCGTCGCCGGGTACGACCTGACCAAGCTGATCGTGGGCAGCGAGGGGACGCTCGGCATCATCACCGAGGCGACCCTGGCGCTGCGCCCGGAGGCTGCCCGGCCACGGACCATGGCGGCGCTGTTCGACACCGGCGTGGCCGCCGGTGAGGCGATCGTCGAGATCATCCGCAGTGGCGTCTCGCTGAGCCTGCTGGAGATCATGGACCGGACCACGATCAAGGCCGTGAACGACTACAAGCGGATGGACCTGCCGACCGAGGCGGCCGCGATGCTGATCGCCCAGTCGGACGCCGGTGGCGAGGCCGGCGCGGCGGACGTCGCGATGGTGGCGAAGCTGTGCCGCCAGTACGGCGCGATCGAGTGCATCGAGGCCGACGATCCCGCCGAGGGCGAGTTGCTGCTGGAGGCTCGCCGGGCGGCGCTGGTCGCGCTGGAGCACCTCGGGACGACCATGATCGACGACGTCTGCGTGCCGCGATCCAGGCTGGCCGACTTCATCGCGGCGGTCGAGGGGATCGCCGCCGAGGTCGACATCACTGTCGGCGTACTGGGGCACGCGGGCGACGGGAACATGCACCCGACCGTGGTCTTCGACGCGACCGACCCCGAGCAGGCCCGCCGGGCCCAGGTGGCTTTCGACCGGATCATGGAGGTCGGCCTTGAACTCGGTGGCACCATCACCGGGGAACACGGCATCGGCGTACTCAAGCGGGACTGGCTGGCCCAGGAGATCGGCCCGGTCGCCCTCGACGTCCACCGCGCGATCAAGGCCGCTTTGGACCCGGAAAACCTCCTGAATCCGGGCAAAGTCATGGCGTTGGGAAACCTGTGACTCAACCGAAACGGAACTGCCGGGGCCATACGACGTCGGTGGCCGTCGAATGTGACGTCCTGGCCGCACTATGGAAGGCAGTTGACTGAAACCGCCCGGGGGATTCTGGATGAGGCACGGCAGGAGGCGAACCATGCGAGCAAGGCAGTTGCTGCCTGCTGCCGTGGTGCTGTTCGCTCTGCTGACCTTCACCGGCTGCGCGAACGGCAGCGGCCTACGCGTCGAGGGGGCCGAGCCGGCCGGTACGACGACCACTCCGGCCACGGCCTCGACCGAGGGCACTCAGGGGTTCGGCAAGACGGACCGGACACCGGCGAAGGTGACCGTGAGCCTGACCCAGGTCCGGCAGACGCTGCTCGCCGACAAGAGCTTGGACACCTACTCCCGTACGGTGCTGAGCAAGTGCCTCGTGATCGAGCGCTGCCTGAGCCGTGGCGCGACCGTGAACGTGTTGCACAGCGCCCAGCCGCAGCTCGTGGTGCTGATCCACACGATCGAGGGTTTCACCTTCGGCGCTTTCCTGATCGCCGTCGAACCGGCCGGACCACGCCGGGTTTGGAGTTTGAAGGCCGATCAGTTGAAGATCAATGCCAGCCCGCAAGGTGACCTGGTGGTCGAGTCGGAAATGTTCGGCCCCGAGGACAAAGCGTGCTGCCCGTCTGTAACTCGGGTCGAGGTCTACCGTTGGAATGGTCGACAGATGATCAAGGTGAGTTCGCAGGACCAAAAGGGAGACTGAGTTTCGGTGGTACCGGAAGAACCGGCAGCGCGCATCCTGATGGTCGAGGACGACGCGGTGATCCGTGAGGCAACCCAGTTGACCCTTGAGCGGCACGGGTACGACGTCACAACGGCCGAGGACGGGCTGGAGGCGATCGAGAGTTTCGAGAAGATCCACCCGGACGCGGTGATGCTGGACATCATGCTGCCCGGGCTGGACGGGATCTCGGTGTGCCGCCGGATCCGCGAGACCAGCACCGTGCCGATCGTGATGGTGTCCGCGCGCGGCGACGCGCTGGACGTCGTACTGGGCCTGGAGGCGGGGGCCGACGACTACGTCACCAAGCCCTTCGACACCCAGGTCCTGGTCGCCCGGCTGCGAGCCGTACTGCGGCGCGCGGTGGCCGACCCCGATCGGCCGGCTCCGTCGACCGGAGCGACCGTCGAGTCGTTCGGCGACCTGGAGCTGGACCGGGAGGCACTGGAGGTGCGGCGGGGCGGCAGTACGGTGCAGCTGACCCCGACCGAGCTGAAGCTGCTGATCGAGTTCGCGAACAACCCGGGCGTGGTGCTGAGCAGGTCCACCCTGCTCCAGCGCGTCTGGGACTACGAGTGGGGTGGCGACGGCCGGCTGGTCGACGTCCACCTGCAGCGGCTGCGGACCAAGATCGGAGCCGACCGGATCGAGACCGTCCGCGGGTTCGGATACAAGCTCAGGGCATGAAGTGGGGCTGCGCAGCAAGCTCGGCCTGATCTTTCTGCTGGTTTCCTCGCTCGCGATCCTGGTGCTCTGCGTGGCGGTCTACACGCAGGCCCAGTCATCGCGGCTGGACCGGACGCGGAGCTTCGCGGACGAACGGATCCAGTTGGCGGCGGAGAGCTACGACCGCAACGACGTACCGCTGTTCGGATCCCGGCTGGACGATCCCGACCTGCCGCCGCAACTGCGGGACGCCGTCAAGAGCGGTAAGCGGGCCACCTTCAAGACCGGTTCGCCGAACGCGAAGATGTGGGCCGCGGTCTCGGTCAAGGACGGCCGGATCCTGTCGATCGTGCAGGACTACGACGTCAACGACGCGTCCATGAACGCGCTGCGCCGTGCCCTGATCCTGGGTGGCATCGGCACGGTCGCATTGGTCGCCCTGGCCAGCGTGGTGCTGGCCGGCAGCCTGTCCCGCCGGATCGTCGCAGTAGCCGTTACGGCGCGTCGCATCGCCGCCGGTGACCTCGACGCGTCGGCGGCCGGTGCGGCGGGCAAAGGCAAGGACGAGGTGCAGTCGCTGGCCCTGGCGCTCGACACGATGGCCAGTTCGTTGCGCGGCCAACTGGAGGCCGAGCGCAGGTTCACCGCCGACGTCGCCCACGACCTCAGGACGCCCGTCACGGGCCTCCTGACGGCCGCCGAGCTGTTGCCCGCGGGACGTCCCAGCGAATTGGTCCGCGACCGCGCGAAAGTGCTGCGGCGCCTGGTCGAGGACCTGCTGGAGATCGCCCGGTTCGACTCCGGTGTCGAGCAGGCTGACCTCGAGAATGTCGGGCTCGGTGCGTTCGTCGGATCGGCGGTCGGCCGGTTGCGGATGCAGCAGTCGCTGGCTCCGGACAGCGTCGTGGTGCATCAGGTCGGCCCGGAGGAGACCGTGTCGACAGATTCGCGCCGGATCGAGCGGATCCTGGCCAACCTGATCGTCAACGGTCTGCGGCACGGGAAGCCGCCGATCGAGGTGACCGTGAACGGCCGGGTGATCGAGGTGGTCGACCACGGCAACGGGTATCCGGAGGAATTGATTGCCGAGGGCCCCCGTCGGTTCCGGTCCGGGATGGCCGAGCGCGGCGTCGGCCACGGCCTCGGGCTCACCATCGCCGCGGGTCACGCGAAGGTGCTCGGCGCCGAGCTCACCTTCGGGTCTGCCCTATCGGGTGGAGCCCTTGCCAGGTTGGTGCTTCCGGCAACACCTGAGACGGACCTGTAACACAACTTCTGACCGAGTGCCGGCGTCTCTTCGTACGTCGGGTTCACCAGAACCCTTACCAGATGTCCTTCTCCGGACCTCCGCGCGTTAGCTCCGGCGAAGGACATTACGAGGGGAAACCAAAGGATCATGCGTACTCAATTTGTTCGTCGTACTGCCGCTGTCGTCGCGGGTGTCGCTCTGGCCGCCGGCGCGATCGGTGTCGCCGGGGCCCTGCAGGCCAGCGCCACGCCGGACACCACCCGGATCACCTCGGTCGGCGCCGGTGCGGTCGCCGCGGCTCCGACGATCAGCATCAAGTCCGACCACACCACCGCGAAGGCGTGGTCGAAGGTCGCGCTGACCGGCAAGACCACCGGCCTCGCGAAGAACACCACCGTCCAGGTGCAGCGGCTGGAGAGTGGCAAGTGGGTCAACTTCCCGGCCACCACCAAGGTGACGTCGGCCTCGACCTACTCGGTCTGGGTGAAGAGCGGCCGGGTCGGCGTGAACAAGTTCCGCGTCGTCGCGGGCAAGGCCGCCAGCGCGGCCGTCGCGGTCACCATCACCAAGTGAACCATCGGTGTGCGGGTGGATTTGATTCCATCCTGCACACTGGTAGCAGGCCGGCGGCGCCACTCCCGGGGCGGGGGGTGGCGCCGCTGCTTTTCTCAGGGCCAGTCTGTCCTCGGGGTCAGGGTCAGTGCGTCCCGTAGACGTTCAGCTCGGCCGCCGAGCCGAAGACGGCCCCGTTCAGCGAGCTGGTGCCGACGAACTTCACGTACCGGCCCGCCTTCGCGGTGAAGTCGACCCGCTGGGTGTCCCGCGAGTTCGGGAACTCACCGGCCTTCACCGGTGCACCCCAGGTCTGCCCGTCGGTGCTGACGTAGATCTCGTACCCCTTGAACATCCCGTTCGTACCGCTCTGCCGGGGCAGGTAGCTGAAGCCGTCCACCTGGTACGTCGTCCCGAGATCCAGCGTGATGTGGTGCGGATAGGTAGCCGGGGTCGGCACCTCGGACCAGGCCGTGTGCCACAGCGTGCTCGGGTCTCCGTCCAGCGCACCGACGGCCGCGCCACCCGTGCCCACATCCTCGCTGCTGACGTCGGTCACCTTGATCCGCGATTGCGGCACGATGCCCGGCGGTAGCACTGTGGCCTCCGCCGAAGTGGTCGCAGTACCACCCGTTGCCGTGAGCCCGTATTTCCCGGCCGGTGTCCCGGCGGGCGGAGTCACCGACCAGGAGGTGGTCACGCCGGCACCGGCTGCGACGGTGTCGTGGGTCGCGGGCGTCGCCGCCTCGACGGTCCATCCGGCCGGCGCCTGGAGCGCGAGGGTGATGTCGTTCACCGCGACCACGTCGTTGTTGGTGAACGTGGTGACGACGGTGTTCGCCTCACCCGAGACCATGCCGTTGAGGCCGGCGCCCGACAGGCTGAGCGTCGTACAGTCTGCTGGCTCGTCGGATTCGCCCAGGTCGGCGACGGCGAAGTTGTCGATCACGAAGTCCGCCTGGTCGCCGCCGGACGAGAGCTTGCGCAGACCGACCCAGTAGTCGCCGCCGCAGCCGGCCACGAACTCCTGCGAGAAGGCCGCCTTGGTCCGTTGCTCGCCGATCGGTGTGGAGTGCACGTCGACCGAGTCCGGTCGGTCGACGCCCTGCACCCAGGCGTAGTGCCCGGCCAGA
It encodes:
- the cseB gene encoding two-component system response regulator CseB; this translates as MVPEEPAARILMVEDDAVIREATQLTLERHGYDVTTAEDGLEAIESFEKIHPDAVMLDIMLPGLDGISVCRRIRETSTVPIVMVSARGDALDVVLGLEAGADDYVTKPFDTQVLVARLRAVLRRAVADPDRPAPSTGATVESFGDLELDREALEVRRGGSTVQLTPTELKLLIEFANNPGVVLSRSTLLQRVWDYEWGGDGRLVDVHLQRLRTKIGADRIETVRGFGYKLRA
- a CDS encoding HAMP domain-containing sensor histidine kinase, whose translation is MGLRSKLGLIFLLVSSLAILVLCVAVYTQAQSSRLDRTRSFADERIQLAAESYDRNDVPLFGSRLDDPDLPPQLRDAVKSGKRATFKTGSPNAKMWAAVSVKDGRILSIVQDYDVNDASMNALRRALILGGIGTVALVALASVVLAGSLSRRIVAVAVTARRIAAGDLDASAAGAAGKGKDEVQSLALALDTMASSLRGQLEAERRFTADVAHDLRTPVTGLLTAAELLPAGRPSELVRDRAKVLRRLVEDLLEIARFDSGVEQADLENVGLGAFVGSAVGRLRMQQSLAPDSVVVHQVGPEETVSTDSRRIERILANLIVNGLRHGKPPIEVTVNGRVIEVVDHGNGYPEELIAEGPRRFRSGMAERGVGHGLGLTIAAGHAKVLGAELTFGSALSGGALARLVLPATPETDL